A stretch of DNA from Pseudonocardia hierapolitana:
ATCAGGCGGGACAGGAGCCGCGCGGCGGCGTGGCCGACGAACAGGTCACGCACGATCGCCATGGCGACGACCGTCGCCGCGGCGCAGCCCAGGCCCTGCAGCACGCGCAGCACGCCGAGGACGGCGATGTTCGGCGCGACCACGCAGAGCACGGACGCCACGATGTGCAGGGCGATGCCGGCCAGCAGGGGAGTGCGGCGCCCGACCGCGTCCGCGACCGGGCCGACGAACAGCTGCCCCAGCGCCAGCCCCGCCAGCATCCCGGTCAGCGTGAGCTGCACTGCGGCGGCAGTGGTCATCAGCTCGCCGGTGATGGCCGGGAGCGCCGGGAGGTACAGGTCGACCGTGAGCGGCCCGCTCGCGGTGAGGAACCCGAGAACGAGCACCAGCCGCAGCCGCTCCCGGGAGGTCATGCGCTCGCCCGCGGTCGGATCGGCCCCGACCGGAACCACCGCCGCGGGGCGTTCGCTCGCTTCGCTCGTCATGCCGCAAGGTTCGCGGCGGCGGCACGCGGACCGCGTCGGTGGAGAACACGTGGGTTCGGCTACGCAGTGCCGTCGCGCGAGTCGGTAGCGGTGCCGGCCGTGCGGTCGGAGAACGGGGAGCGCCCGCGGCAGCGCCGGCGCGAGGAACGACGAAGGACGGGTCGGCGGCGCAGGTTGCGCCGCCGACCCGTCCGGTTCTGGACGGTATCCGTGGGCGTCAGCGTCGCCGGTTGGCCGGCTTCAGCGCAGCGGAGAACGACATGTTGTCCGCCTCCGGGTTGAGGGTGGCGCCGGGCGGGACGATCTCGTCGATGCGGTCCAGCACCTCGACGGACAGCGCGACGCCTGCCGCCGGGAGCTGGGACTCGAGGTGCTCCATGGTGCGCGGGCCGATGATCGCGGAGGTCACCGCGGGGTGGCGGACCACGAACGCGATCGCCATCTCGATCAGGGTCAGGCCGGTCTCCTCGGCGAGCACGGCGAGTGCCTCGACCGCGTCGAGCTTGCGCCGGTTGGCCGGCAGCGTGGGGTCGAAGCGGCCGGGGAAGATGTGCGAGCGTCCGGTGTCCGGCGCTTCCCTGCCGGCGCGGTAGCGGCCGGTGAGCCAGCCCATCGCCAGCGGGCTGTAGGTCAGCACGCCCATGCCGTAGCGCTGGGCGGTGGGCAGGACGTCCCATTCGATCTCGCGGGTCAGGAGGTTGTACGGGGGCTGCTCGGTGCGGAAACGTTCCCGGCCGCGTCGCTCCGCCACCCACTGGGCCTCGACGATCTCGGACGCGGGCACCGTGGAAGCGCCGAAGGCGCGGATCTTGCCCTGGGACTGGAGGTCGGAGAGGGCGCCGAGCGTCTCGTCGATGTCCGTTGTCGGGTCGAGGCGGTGGATCTGGTACAGGTCGATCCAGTCGGTGCCCAGCCGCCGCAGGGAGTTCTCGACGGACCGCATGATCCAGCGGCGGGATGCGCCGCCGTGGTTGGGCCGGTCGTCCCACGGCAGGCCGACCTTGGTGGCGAGTACGACGTCGTCGCGCCGCCCGCCGGTCAGCGCCTTGCCGAGGATCTCCTCCGATTCGCCGTACGAGTACATGTCGGCGGTGTCGAGGAAGTTGATCCCGGCGTCCAGCGCCCGGTGGATGATCCGGATCGACTCGTCGTGGTCGGGGTTGCCCGCGGCGCCGAACATCATCGCGCCGAGGCACAGCTCGCTGACCGAGATGCCGGTGCGGCCCAGCGGCCGGTAATCCATGGTTGCTCCTGTGGGGAAGGGGATCGTCCTCCCACGAGGTTCGCTCCGGCGGCATCCGATTCGCGTCGGTGGAAGACACGTCCCTCCGACTACGTAGTGGGGTGGCCGACTACGCAGGAGGAGCCGTCCCGAGACGGCCCCTGCCGGCTGGACTGCGCCGCGCACTGCGGTGCGGTCAGGGCTGGCCGTGCAGCCGCACACCAAATCGAACATGTCCCGCAAGGACATCGGCGCCAATGCAGCGGCTGCGCTCGAACTCTTGGGATCCAAAGCGCGGGCCTGATCGTGCTGGTCGACAGGGCCGAAGCGGCGACCAGCATGTTTGTGCCCCCGGCAGGACTCGAACCTGCGACCTAGAGATTAGAAGGCTCTTGCTCTATCCAGCTGAGCTACGAGGGCGTAGGCGGCTCCGCCGGAAACCGCATCCCGAGCCTAGCGGCTCTCTCGCCGAGGGCCAGGCCCGGGCGATCATTTCCCGCATCTGTTGTCCACGGTACGGAACTACGGGGTGGCCCGTCGCCGTGAGCCGGAGAAGAGTTGCCGCATGGCTGCGACGAGCCCCGGCTACTCGATCACCGTCCGCGCGCACGTGAAGAAGGGGTCGGGTGGTGCCGCCGACATCGCGTCGGCGGTCTCGGCCGCGGGTGGGTCGTTGACCGCGCTGGACGTCGGGGGGTCCACCGCCACGGAGCTCGTGGTGGACGTGAGCTGCGACGCGATCGACGGTGCGCACGGCGAGCGGATCTGCGACGCGATCTCCGCGCTGCCCGGCGTCGCGATCCACAAGGTGAGCGACCGGACGTTCCTGCTGCACCTCGGCGGCAAGATCGAGGTGACGCCCAAGGTGCCGCTGAAGCACCGCGACGACCTCTCCCGCGCCTACACACCCGGTGTCGCCCGGGTCTGCCGGGCCATCGCGGACAACCCGGAGGACGTCCGAAGGCTGACCATCAAGCGCAACACGGTCGCCGTGGTCACGGACGGGTCGGCGGTGCTCGGCCTGGGCAACATCGGGCCTGCCGCGGCGCTGCCGGTGATGGAGGGCAAGGCGGCGCTGTTCAAGCAGTTCGCGGGCGTCGACGCGTGGCCGGTGTGCATCGAGAGCCAGGACGTCGACACGATCGTCGAGATCGTGCGCAACCTGGCGTCGGTCTACGGCGGGATCAACCTGGAGGACATCGCGGCCCCGCGGTGCTTCGAGATCGAACGCAGGCTGCGGGAGCTCCTCGACATCCCGGTGTTCCACGACGACCAGCACGGCACCGCCATCGTGGTGCTGGCGGCGCTCACCAACGCCTTGCGGATCGTGGGAAAGGTGCCCCAGCAGGTGCGGGTGGTGCTGAGCGGGGTCGGCGCGGCCGGGCACGCGATCGTCCGGCTCCTGCGCAGCCAGGGATTCGGGGACATCGTGGCGTGCGGACGCCGGGGGGTGCTGCGCCCCGAGGACGCGGGCACGGACGAGTTCCGCAAGTGGATCGTGGAGCACACCAACCCGCGCGGCGTGCAGGGGAGCCTCGTCGACGCGCTGCGCGGCGCCGACGTCTTCATCGGGGTGTCGGCTCCCGACCTGCTGACCGGGGATCACATCGCGACGATGGCTCCGGACGCGATCGTGTTCGCCCTGGCCAACCCCGTCCCCGAGGTGGACCCGTTCGCGGCCGCGCAGCACGCCGCGATCGTCGCCACGGGACGCTCGGACTTCCCGAACCAGATCAACAACGTGCTCGCGTTCCCCGGATTCTTCCGCGGGATGCTCGACTCCGGAACGCACCAGGTCACCGATCGGGCGATGCTCGCCGCGGCCGCCGCGATCGCCAACTGCGTCAGCCCCGACCAGCTCGCGGCCGACTTCATCGTCCCGTCCGTCTTCGACGCCCAGGTCGCCCCGTCCGTGGCCGAGGCGGTGCGGAAGGCGAGCGCTCAGTCCTGACCCGGCACCTTCGCGGAAACGGCCTCTGCAGCCCTTGACGCGGGCCAGGCGTTGATCGGTGGTGAGGAGCGGGACGCGCAAGCGGCTGGCGAGCTCGACGTACGGGGCGTCGGTCAGCGGCAGGTCGGCCCAACGGGACCATGCGCCTGACAGCAGCTCGTGAGCGACGCATCCGTGGCCCGTCGCTGCGGCTCGTGCGTGATGGCGGGCTGGGTGAGGGCCGACGGGTTCGAGTCCGCGGCTCTCGCGCGCTCGGCGAGCTCGTCGGCGACGTACACGTTCAGCCGGGCCGTACACACATACAGACACATCACGGTGTCCCGCGGATCTGCTCCAGGTAGTTGTAGGCCGTCACGCGGGAGATGTTGAGCCGGCGGGCCACCCGGTCGACCGCGCGCTTGACGAAGAACGCGCCCCGCTCGTCGAGGAACTTCAGTACGGAGAGGCGGTCGTCGCGGTCCATGAGGGCGACGGTCTTGCCGGTCTGCTCGATCGCGCCGTCGATCAGCCGGTCGAGCACCTCGCTGATGTCGGAGGCGAAGACCTCCTCGTCGCGGGCGGGGGCGTCCTCGACGGCCGGGCGCAGTGTGGCGTCGAGCGCCGCGCGCGCCGCCTGCAGCGGCGTGAGGTCGACGTTGATGCAGAGCGCGGCGATCACGTGCCCGTCGCCGTCGCGGAAGTAGACCGAGG
This window harbors:
- a CDS encoding aldo/keto reductase, which translates into the protein MDYRPLGRTGISVSELCLGAMMFGAAGNPDHDESIRIIHRALDAGINFLDTADMYSYGESEEILGKALTGGRRDDVVLATKVGLPWDDRPNHGGASRRWIMRSVENSLRRLGTDWIDLYQIHRLDPTTDIDETLGALSDLQSQGKIRAFGASTVPASEIVEAQWVAERRGRERFRTEQPPYNLLTREIEWDVLPTAQRYGMGVLTYSPLAMGWLTGRYRAGREAPDTGRSHIFPGRFDPTLPANRRKLDAVEALAVLAEETGLTLIEMAIAFVVRHPAVTSAIIGPRTMEHLESQLPAAGVALSVEVLDRIDEIVPPGATLNPEADNMSFSAALKPANRRR
- a CDS encoding NAD-dependent malic enzyme; the protein is MAATSPGYSITVRAHVKKGSGGAADIASAVSAAGGSLTALDVGGSTATELVVDVSCDAIDGAHGERICDAISALPGVAIHKVSDRTFLLHLGGKIEVTPKVPLKHRDDLSRAYTPGVARVCRAIADNPEDVRRLTIKRNTVAVVTDGSAVLGLGNIGPAAALPVMEGKAALFKQFAGVDAWPVCIESQDVDTIVEIVRNLASVYGGINLEDIAAPRCFEIERRLRELLDIPVFHDDQHGTAIVVLAALTNALRIVGKVPQQVRVVLSGVGAAGHAIVRLLRSQGFGDIVACGRRGVLRPEDAGTDEFRKWIVEHTNPRGVQGSLVDALRGADVFIGVSAPDLLTGDHIATMAPDAIVFALANPVPEVDPFAAAQHAAIVATGRSDFPNQINNVLAFPGFFRGMLDSGTHQVTDRAMLAAAAAIANCVSPDQLAADFIVPSVFDAQVAPSVAEAVRKASAQS
- a CDS encoding helix-turn-helix transcriptional regulator encodes the protein MSTPDELLPTLAPIMKAIAAAVGPHCEVVLHDLSKREMERTIVAIENGHVTGRTVGGPSTNRGLELLRREAEDHDEYGYKGRTGDGRELRSSSVYFRDGDGHVIAALCINVDLTPLQAARAALDATLRPAVEDAPARDEEVFASDISEVLDRLIDGAIEQTGKTVALMDRDDRLSVLKFLDERGAFFVKRAVDRVARRLNISRVTAYNYLEQIRGTP